The following are encoded together in the Raineyella sp. LH-20 genome:
- a CDS encoding alpha/beta hydrolase — MTLLESDIAKDVQTPHWRIHYNEAGTGHPVVLLHGGGPGATGWSNYSPNIEALSRHFRVIAPDLPGWGDSDEVDFLAYDPIDAVCELLDALGIEQAAFVGNSMGGHTSLRMAIERPERVSHLITMGAPIQMGPFLFGAGGGPSEGLTIMYQGYSDASPEAMKRLVEIMVYDRARFATPELCEQRSAAALGHPQHLANIARVAPKAPIPIWADLRTLASITAPALLIHGRDDRVVSFESTLFLAANIPDSRAHIINRCGHWAQLEHAAEFNRQVIEFVTHH, encoded by the coding sequence ATGACCCTGCTCGAATCCGACATCGCCAAGGACGTCCAGACCCCCCACTGGCGGATCCACTACAACGAGGCCGGCACCGGTCACCCTGTCGTGCTGCTGCACGGCGGCGGCCCCGGCGCCACCGGGTGGAGCAACTACTCGCCGAACATCGAGGCGCTGTCGCGGCACTTCCGGGTGATCGCCCCCGATCTGCCCGGCTGGGGTGACTCCGACGAGGTCGACTTCCTGGCGTACGACCCGATCGACGCGGTCTGTGAACTCCTCGATGCCCTCGGCATCGAGCAGGCCGCCTTCGTCGGCAACTCGATGGGCGGCCACACCTCACTACGGATGGCGATCGAACGACCGGAACGGGTCTCGCACCTGATCACCATGGGCGCGCCGATCCAGATGGGGCCGTTCCTCTTCGGCGCCGGCGGCGGACCGTCGGAGGGTCTGACGATCATGTACCAGGGCTACTCCGACGCCAGCCCCGAGGCGATGAAGCGGCTCGTCGAGATCATGGTGTACGACCGGGCGCGGTTCGCCACGCCGGAGCTGTGCGAACAGCGCTCGGCCGCCGCACTGGGCCATCCGCAGCACCTGGCCAACATCGCGCGGGTCGCGCCCAAGGCGCCGATCCCGATCTGGGCCGATCTCCGCACGCTGGCCTCGATCACGGCGCCGGCGCTGCTGATCCACGGTCGCGATGATCGGGTGGTCTCCTTCGAGTCGACCCTGTTCCTCGCGGCGAACATCCCGGACTCGCGGGCGCACATCATCAACCGTTGCGGTCACTGGGCCCAGCTGGAGCATGCCGCCGAGTTCAACCGCCAGGTGATCGAGTTCGTCACCCACCACTGA
- a CDS encoding MFS transporter: MSGTLETSGAVLRRIAPSALIPALVYEIGNGALAPVLALVALDQGASASMAGVILSALGIGRIVGDVPAAWLANRVGDRRAMLIATAATAVALVLSWSVPSLWALAAGQLLIGLGSAVFYLARQTYVSEVVAVHLRARALSTLAGSHRVGLFIGPFIGAAAIAIWGLRAAFGVAIGATLVTGILLAVVPDEDKANDRPPAHRGGSTTLAMFGQHRRLFLTLGLAAFAVGAVRAARQTVLPLWADHIGLSATATSLIFGVANAVDMSLFYPSGHVMDRLGRLWVGIPSMILLGAGMMVLPLTHHVVTLGIAAVVMSLGNGIGSGIIMTLGADVAPPDNRTTFLSIWRLISDTGNAVGPLLPAAGVAVATLGIGISATGLIGLGAAGAMARWVPRYSPYATAAMAREHRRREAARIERAEQEPEGT; the protein is encoded by the coding sequence ATGAGCGGCACACTTGAAACCAGTGGAGCGGTGCTCCGTCGAATCGCCCCCTCCGCCCTGATTCCAGCGCTGGTGTACGAGATCGGCAACGGCGCGCTCGCCCCGGTCCTGGCGCTGGTGGCCCTGGACCAGGGTGCGTCCGCGAGCATGGCCGGTGTCATTCTGTCGGCCCTCGGCATCGGCCGCATCGTCGGTGACGTGCCGGCGGCGTGGCTGGCCAACCGGGTCGGCGACCGACGGGCGATGCTGATCGCCACGGCCGCGACGGCCGTCGCGCTGGTGCTCTCCTGGTCGGTGCCGTCACTGTGGGCCCTCGCCGCCGGCCAGCTGCTCATCGGTCTCGGCAGCGCGGTCTTCTACCTCGCCCGGCAGACGTACGTTTCCGAGGTGGTCGCCGTCCACCTGCGCGCCCGCGCCCTGTCCACCCTCGCCGGGTCCCACCGCGTGGGGCTCTTCATCGGCCCGTTCATCGGGGCCGCGGCCATCGCGATCTGGGGGCTGCGTGCCGCGTTCGGAGTCGCGATCGGGGCGACCCTCGTCACCGGCATTCTGCTCGCGGTGGTGCCGGACGAAGACAAGGCCAACGACCGCCCGCCGGCCCATCGTGGGGGATCGACGACCCTGGCGATGTTCGGGCAGCACCGCCGACTGTTCCTCACGCTGGGCCTGGCGGCGTTCGCCGTCGGCGCGGTGCGGGCCGCACGACAGACCGTGCTGCCGCTGTGGGCCGATCACATCGGCCTGTCGGCCACGGCGACGAGCCTGATCTTCGGGGTGGCCAACGCGGTGGACATGTCGCTCTTCTACCCGTCGGGCCACGTGATGGACCGACTCGGTCGGCTGTGGGTGGGCATCCCGTCGATGATCCTGCTCGGAGCGGGCATGATGGTCCTCCCACTGACCCACCACGTGGTCACCCTGGGCATCGCCGCAGTGGTGATGAGTCTCGGCAACGGCATCGGGTCGGGGATCATCATGACGCTCGGCGCCGATGTCGCGCCGCCGGACAACCGGACGACCTTCCTGTCCATCTGGCGGTTGATCAGCGACACCGGCAACGCCGTGGGACCGCTGCTGCCCGCTGCCGGCGTGGCGGTCGCCACCCTCGGGATCGGCATCTCGGCGACCGGCCTGATCGGACTCGGCGCGGCCGGAGCGATGGCCCGCTGGGTGCCCCGCTATTCGCCGTACGCGACGGCGGCGATGGCGCGCGAACATCGCCGCCGCGAGGCAGCCCGGATCGAACGCGCCGAGCAGGAACCCGAGGGAACCTGA
- the aqpZ gene encoding aquaporin Z, which translates to MSKRLWAEFLGTFWLVLGGCGSAVLAAKVLAPEGVNMGIGFVGVALAFGLTVLTGAYALGHISGGHFNPAVTLGCALARRVEWAAVVPYWLAQLVGATVAGGVLFVIASGRDGFDAVQSGFATNGYGALSPNGYGLAAAAVTEVVLTAVFLWVILGVTSAKAPKGFAPLAIGLTLTLIHLISIPVTNTSVNPARSLGVAWFGGAGPLSQVWLFIVAPLVGAAIAGLTYGALTGDKGETSAEEEARVGAQG; encoded by the coding sequence ATGAGCAAGCGCCTGTGGGCGGAATTCCTGGGCACGTTCTGGCTGGTCCTCGGTGGCTGCGGGTCGGCCGTGCTCGCTGCCAAGGTGCTCGCGCCGGAAGGCGTCAACATGGGCATCGGCTTCGTCGGCGTCGCCCTGGCGTTCGGCCTCACGGTGCTCACCGGGGCGTACGCCCTGGGGCACATCTCCGGCGGTCACTTCAACCCGGCCGTCACCCTCGGCTGCGCTCTCGCCCGGCGGGTCGAGTGGGCCGCGGTCGTGCCGTACTGGCTGGCCCAGCTGGTGGGTGCCACCGTGGCCGGCGGCGTCCTCTTCGTCATCGCCTCGGGCCGGGACGGATTCGACGCGGTCCAGTCGGGCTTCGCCACCAACGGCTACGGTGCGCTGTCGCCGAACGGGTACGGTTTGGCCGCGGCTGCTGTCACCGAGGTCGTGCTGACCGCGGTGTTCTTGTGGGTGATCCTCGGCGTCACGTCCGCGAAGGCTCCCAAAGGATTCGCCCCGCTGGCGATCGGCCTGACGCTGACGCTGATCCACCTGATCTCGATCCCGGTCACCAACACGTCGGTCAACCCCGCCCGCTCGCTGGGCGTGGCCTGGTTCGGGGGTGCCGGCCCGCTGTCCCAGGTGTGGCTGTTCATCGTCGCCCCGCTGGTCGGCGCGGCGATCGCCGGTCTCACGTACGGTGCCCTGACGGGTGACAAGGGCGAGACGTCCGCCGAGGAGGAGGCCAGGGTCGGCGCGCAGGGCTGA
- a CDS encoding peroxiredoxin, which yields MDNKLETGATAPAFTLLDADGVEVSLSDFAGRRVIVYFYPAAMTPGCTTEACDFTALRPDLETAGVAAVLGISPDKPERLAKFRDKESLTVTLLSDPDRTTAAAYAAYGEKINYGRALMGIIRSTFTVDVDDDGVGTIADAKYNVRAKGHVERLLKDLTV from the coding sequence ATGGACAACAAGCTGGAGACCGGCGCCACCGCCCCGGCGTTCACTCTGCTCGACGCTGACGGTGTCGAGGTGTCACTCAGTGACTTCGCCGGCCGGCGGGTCATCGTCTACTTCTACCCGGCCGCGATGACCCCGGGCTGTACGACCGAGGCCTGCGACTTCACCGCCCTCCGCCCCGATCTGGAGACCGCCGGCGTCGCCGCCGTGCTGGGCATCTCGCCGGACAAGCCGGAGCGGCTGGCGAAGTTCCGCGACAAGGAGTCGCTCACGGTCACCCTGCTCTCCGACCCGGACCGCACAACCGCGGCGGCGTACGCAGCGTACGGCGAGAAGATCAACTACGGCCGGGCGCTGATGGGCATCATCCGCTCCACCTTCACCGTCGATGTCGACGACGACGGGGTGGGCACCATTGCGGATGCCAAATACAACGTACGGGCCAAGGGGCATGTCGAGCGGCTGCTGAAGGACCTCACCGTCTGA
- a CDS encoding VOC family protein → MTGVKELAYVVYEAGDLADWEHFGADLLGMQVADRDADELRLRTDEKAYRWLVQQGPADDLIASGYQVESDAALGDIIDRVRAAGLAVTEGDAALAAARQVERIAITADPMGNRVELVTGFADAETPFRSDVLLGGFVTGAGGAGHHVLLSKGVSRADYLAFYQDLLGFTISDRIVEELAPGIVADLIFLHCNPRHHTLALGDMPHPKKTHHFMLEVTDIRDVGLAYDRCLDAHQPFEMTLGMHPNDNMFSFYVRTPSGFAVEYGWGGLLIDDDTWQVQTLDRLHSWGHRPPEVVQDLLSRTLSPTEPQEVSQ, encoded by the coding sequence ATGACCGGAGTCAAGGAACTCGCGTACGTCGTCTACGAGGCCGGCGATCTGGCTGACTGGGAGCACTTCGGTGCCGACTTGCTCGGCATGCAGGTGGCCGACCGGGACGCCGACGAGCTGCGGCTGCGCACCGATGAGAAGGCCTACCGCTGGCTGGTCCAGCAGGGTCCCGCCGATGATCTGATCGCATCGGGCTATCAGGTCGAGAGCGACGCCGCCCTCGGCGACATCATCGACCGGGTGCGGGCCGCCGGGCTCGCCGTCACCGAAGGCGATGCCGCCCTGGCCGCTGCCCGCCAGGTCGAGCGGATCGCGATCACCGCCGATCCGATGGGCAACCGGGTCGAGCTGGTCACCGGCTTCGCCGATGCCGAGACGCCGTTCCGTTCCGACGTCCTGCTCGGCGGTTTCGTCACCGGCGCCGGCGGCGCGGGCCACCACGTGCTGTTGTCCAAGGGCGTCTCCCGCGCGGACTATCTGGCCTTCTACCAGGACCTGCTCGGCTTCACGATCAGCGACCGGATCGTTGAGGAGCTCGCTCCCGGCATCGTCGCCGACCTGATCTTCCTGCACTGCAACCCGCGCCACCACACCCTCGCGCTGGGTGACATGCCGCACCCGAAGAAGACCCACCACTTCATGCTGGAGGTCACCGACATCCGCGACGTCGGCCTCGCGTACGACCGGTGCCTGGACGCCCACCAGCCGTTCGAGATGACGCTCGGCATGCACCCCAACGACAACATGTTCAGCTTCTACGTCCGTACGCCGTCCGGTTTCGCCGTCGAGTACGGCTGGGGCGGCCTGTTGATCGACGACGACACCTGGCAGGTGCAGACCCTCGACCGGCTGCACTCCTGGGGCCACCGCCCCCCGGAGGTCGTCCAGGATCTGCTCAGCCGCACCCTCTCCCCCACCGAGCCCCAGGAAGTGAGCCAGTGA
- a CDS encoding PIG-L family deacetylase has protein sequence MTGTFAVVVAHPDDDALTWAGTVAKHAREDGFRFVLVQATDGEAGHIRDDFPATRESLGVIRRHECVAAWRAVGRPPDRLEWLGLPDGRLAEIPHADLVDRVAAVLASETPEVVATFGPDGVTGHPDHIAVGAAVDAAFARLRADGCPGLRRLLHHVLPQSEFDRWQQRRRALDLPPFDPTSLYHWRGVPDDEIGLTVDCRTVVDRVMAGIEQHHSQLHVLAGSPADIGQLRPIVAHEWATVVWPPPVPGVMLCDIFDGC, from the coding sequence ATGACCGGCACGTTCGCGGTCGTGGTGGCCCATCCCGATGATGACGCCCTGACCTGGGCGGGCACCGTGGCGAAACACGCCCGAGAAGACGGCTTCCGTTTCGTCCTCGTCCAGGCCACCGACGGCGAAGCGGGCCACATCCGGGACGATTTCCCGGCGACCCGGGAGTCACTGGGCGTGATCCGGCGGCACGAGTGCGTCGCCGCGTGGCGCGCCGTCGGTCGTCCGCCGGATCGTCTCGAATGGCTCGGCCTTCCGGACGGCCGACTGGCCGAGATCCCTCACGCCGACCTCGTCGACCGGGTCGCCGCTGTCCTCGCGTCCGAGACGCCCGAGGTGGTCGCGACCTTCGGACCGGACGGCGTCACCGGTCATCCGGACCACATCGCGGTCGGGGCCGCTGTCGACGCCGCCTTCGCCCGTCTCCGGGCCGACGGCTGCCCGGGTCTTCGACGTCTCCTGCACCATGTCCTGCCGCAGAGCGAGTTCGACCGCTGGCAGCAGCGCCGGCGTGCCCTGGACCTGCCGCCGTTCGACCCGACGAGTCTCTACCACTGGCGCGGCGTGCCCGACGACGAGATCGGCCTGACGGTCGACTGTCGGACGGTGGTCGACCGGGTGATGGCCGGGATCGAGCAACACCACAGCCAGCTCCACGTGTTGGCCGGATCGCCCGCCGACATCGGTCAGTTGCGACCGATCGTCGCCCACGAATGGGCCACCGTGGTCTGGCCGCCGCCCGTCCCTGGCGTGATGCTGTGCGACATCTTCGACGGCTGCTGA